DNA from Salinibacterium sp. dk2585:
GGACGTCGTCGACGAGCACGACGACGGCGCCATCGATACCGCCGGGCGGGATCTCGGTCGGCGAGGGCGTGCGGATGCGGCCCCGCGAGAGGTCGTCTCGGTACATCGTGACGTCGAGGGAGCCGTGCGGCACGGGCACAGAGGCAATCTGGGACATCGTCTCGGCGATCCTTCGGCCGAGAAGTACTCCACGCGTTGGGATTCCGAGGAGGACGATGCCGTCCGCTCCGCGATTGGATTCGAGGATCTCGTGCGAGATGCGCGTGAGTGCGCGCGCAATATCAGCCTGCTGGAGAACGACTCGCTCCGGCATTCTGACCTCCTTTCCCGCCTCACAGGACGGTGGTTAAAGGATGTCGTGGTGTTTCGACCAGCATACAGTCCGGTCGAGGCTCCCCAGGGTCAGGACCAGCGCTTGAGCAGGTACTTCTCGAGAAGACCGATCAACGCATCCGTCGTCTTACCAAGGATGCCGAGGAGGATGATCGTGAGGAACATGCGATCGACCCGGCCGTTGTTCTGAGAGTCGACGAGCAGGAAGCCAAGGCCCATGGACGAGGCGATGAGTTCTGCCGCCACGAGGAAGAGCCACGCCTGCGCGAGCGCCAGCCGCAGCCCCGAGACGATGCTCGGGACGACGGCCGGCAGCTGCACCTGCGTGAGGAGCTCCCAACGACTGAGCCCGTAGGCGCGCCCGAGCTCGACGAGGTGGGCGTCGACGTGGCGGAGCGCGCCCGCCACCGTCGTGTAGACGGGGAAGAGCGCACCGATCGCGATGAGCGCGACCTTGGAGTCCTCATTGATGCCGACGTAGAGCACGAGGAGGGGAACCCAGGCGAGTGAAGGGACAGCCCTGAAGGCGCCGACCGTCGGGGACAGGAAGGCCCTCCCCCACTTCGAGAGTCCGACGAGGGCTCCGAGTGCCAGCCCGATGAGCGATCCTGCCGCGAAGCCGATGAGCACCCGCTGTGTCGAGATCGCGATATGCGTGAGCAGCGTGCCGTTCGAGCCGAGCTCGACAGCGGCCTCGAGCACGGATGCCGGGGACGGCAGGCGGTGCTCGGGCACGAGTGCCAGGGCCGAGATGGTCCACCAAGCGGCGAAGAGCAGGACGGGCAGGACCACGCCCGCAGCGATCAACCAGCCGCGAGCGCTCCGCCGGCCGGCGGCGGGCGCCTCCGCGGGAGGATTCGCTTCGGACCCGGCGGCGGAGTAGCCGTAGGTCGATGAATATTGGTGAAGGCTCGCGGGAGCCCCCGCGCCAGTCTCTGGCGCAGGGGCTTCGGCGATTGAGCGGTTCGGCATCAGTCTCCGATCGCGGCCGGGTCGGCCTTGGCGAAGAAGCTGTCGTTGAAGAGTGAGTCGAGCGCCTCGTCAATCTGTTCCTGCGTCTTGACGTCCTGCGACTCGACGAAGATCGGCCCGACGATCTCGAGTACATCCCGCTGCTTCTTGCCGGGTTCACCAACCCCCTCAAGGATGGTGCGCTCGTTGAGCACCTTGTCGGCGACCGCGATGTCAATGCCCGCGACATCCGCGAGGATCTGTGCCGCCTCGTCGGGGTTCTCCTGTGTCCACGAGCGGGCCTTCTCATAGGCGTTCACGACAACCTGGGCAACATCCGCGTGGTTCTTGACGAAGTCCTCGGTGGCGTTGAGGAAGCCGTAGGTGTTGAAGTCCACGTTGCGGTAGATCAGCTTCGTGCCCGACTGGATCTCGGTCGTCGCCATGATCGGGTCGAGGCCGGACCACGCGTCGACCGCGCCCGAGGTGAGGGCAGCGCCGCCGTCGGCGTGCTGCAGGTTCTCGATGGTGACCTCGTCGAGACCGATGCCCGCCTCCTCGAGGGTCTGGAGCAGGAAGAAGTACGGGTCGGTGCCCTTGGTCGCGGCGATGCGCTTGCCGCGGAGGTCCTCGGCGCTCTCGATGTCGGAGTCAGCCGCCACGACGATCGCCGCCCACTCAGGCTGCGAGTAGATGTCGATGACCTGGATGGGCGAGCCGTTGGAGCGGGCGAGCAGTGCGGCGGAGCCGGCGGTCGAGCCGACGTCGACGGCCCCCGCTCGGAGTGCCTCGTTGGCCTTGTTGGAGCCGGCGGACTGCAGCCAGTTCACCGTGACACCCTCGAGTTCGTCTTCGAGCCAACCCTGCTCCTTGATGACGAGGCTCAGTGGGTTGTAGGTCGCGAAGTCGATGTTGAGCGTGTCGGTGCTCCACTCCCCCGTGCTCGCGGCGTCGTCTTGGAGTGCACTGCCCTCGCCGGCGGCGCAGCCGGTCATGAGCAGGGCGCCCGCGGCAACGAGGGCAAGGGTGGAGGCGAGGGATCTGCGTCGCATGTGGTGGTCGTCCTAGCTCGAGAAGAGGTGATGTGGCGGGAAGGGGGTCAGTGCTTGCTGTGGTGCGTGTGCACGCCGAGGCCCTCAAGGAGCTCGGCGCGCAGGTGGGCGAGGGTCGCGTCGCCGCGGTCGCGGGGGCGCGAACCAGGC
Protein-coding regions in this window:
- the pyrR gene encoding bifunctional pyr operon transcriptional regulator/uracil phosphoribosyltransferase PyrR, whose product is MPERVVLQQADIARALTRISHEILESNRGADGIVLLGIPTRGVLLGRRIAETMSQIASVPVPHGSLDVTMYRDDLSRGRIRTPSPTEIPPGGIDGAVVVLVDDVLYSGRTIRAALDALGDLGRPRAVRLAALVDRGHRELPIRPDFVGKNLPSSQHERINVRLTEVDGDEYVSIVSPEGDSA
- a CDS encoding aliphatic sulfonate ABC transporter substrate-binding protein gives rise to the protein MRRRSLASTLALVAAGALLMTGCAAGEGSALQDDAASTGEWSTDTLNIDFATYNPLSLVIKEQGWLEDELEGVTVNWLQSAGSNKANEALRAGAVDVGSTAGSAALLARSNGSPIQVIDIYSQPEWAAIVVAADSDIESAEDLRGKRIAATKGTDPYFFLLQTLEEAGIGLDEVTIENLQHADGGAALTSGAVDAWSGLDPIMATTEIQSGTKLIYRNVDFNTYGFLNATEDFVKNHADVAQVVVNAYEKARSWTQENPDEAAQILADVAGIDIAVADKVLNERTILEGVGEPGKKQRDVLEIVGPIFVESQDVKTQEQIDEALDSLFNDSFFAKADPAAIGD
- a CDS encoding ABC transporter permease — protein: MPNRSIAEAPAPETGAGAPASLHQYSSTYGYSAAGSEANPPAEAPAAGRRSARGWLIAAGVVLPVLLFAAWWTISALALVPEHRLPSPASVLEAAVELGSNGTLLTHIAISTQRVLIGFAAGSLIGLALGALVGLSKWGRAFLSPTVGAFRAVPSLAWVPLLVLYVGINEDSKVALIAIGALFPVYTTVAGALRHVDAHLVELGRAYGLSRWELLTQVQLPAVVPSIVSGLRLALAQAWLFLVAAELIASSMGLGFLLVDSQNNGRVDRMFLTIILLGILGKTTDALIGLLEKYLLKRWS